One genomic segment of Mangifera indica cultivar Alphonso chromosome 6, CATAS_Mindica_2.1, whole genome shotgun sequence includes these proteins:
- the LOC123218021 gene encoding ABC transporter G family member 35-like, whose protein sequence is MDQNLRNSRRASSVTRSLSRSSWAMEDVFAAGRHSRRSSRFDEDEEALKWAAIEKLPTYDRLRTSIMQTFLENENPGQKLGHKEVDVTKLDTNDRQKFIDKLFRVAEEDNEKFFTKFRNRIEKVGIKLPTVEVRFEHLTIEANCYVGNRALPTLPNAARNIAESVLGICGINLAKRTKLTILKDASGIIKPSRMTLLLGPPSSGKTTLLLALAGKLDPSLKVRGEITYNGYRMNEFVPQKTSAYISQNDVHVGEMTVKETLDFSARCQGVGTRYELLAELARREKDSGIFPEAEVDLFMKATAMKGVESSLITDYTLKILGLDICKDTIVGDEMQRGISGGQKKRVTTGEMIVGPTKTLFMDEISTGLDSSTTYQIVKCLQQIVHLTEATILMSLLQPAPETFDLFDDVILLSEGQIVYQGPRENILEFFLSCGFKCPERKGTADFLQEVTSRKDQEQYWADRSRPYRYISVTEFANRFKRFHIGMHLENELSVPYDKSRGHKAALVFDKYSVPKMELLKTCWDKEWLLIKRNAFFYVFKTVQIIIVAVIGATVFIRSKMHTRNEEDGALYIGALLFSLIINMFNGFAELSLMISRLPVFYKQRDLKFHPAWTFTVPTFLLRIPISVFESLVWIALTYYTMGFAPEASRFFKHLLAVFLIQQMAAGIFRLTAAVCRTMIIANTGGALTLLLVFLLGGFILPKDQIPKWWSWGYWVSPLTYGFNAFAVNEMYAPRWMDKKASDSDTRLGVAILRSFDIPTDKNWFWIGVAALFGFTVLFNVLFTFALMYLNPLGKPQAILSEETAAEIEAEQEEPRLVRPKSKKDSFPRSLSSIDTNSREMIIRRMSSRSNPNGLSRNGDASLEAANGVAPKRGMVLPFTPLAMSFDTVNYYVDMPPEMKEQGVVEDKLQLLRGVTGAFRPGVLTALMGVSGAGKTTLMDVLAGRKTGGYIEGDVRISGFPKKQETFARISGYCEQTDIHSPQVTVRESLIYSAFLRLPKEVSKEEKMVFVDEVMELVELVGLRDAIVGLPGVTGLSTEQRKRLTIAVELVANPSIIFMDEPTSGLDARAAAIVMRTVRNTVDTGRTVVCTIHQPSIDIFEAFDELLLMKRGGQVIYAGPLGKNSHKIVEYFEAIPGVPKIKEKYNPATWMLEVSSVAAEVRLNMDFAEYYKSSALYQRNKALVKELSTPPPGAKDLYFPTQYSQSSWGQFKYCIWKQWWTYWRSPDYNLVRYFFTLVAALMVGTIFWRVGTKREDTSDLTTIIGAMYAAVLFVGINNCATVQPIVAIERTVFYRERAAGMYSALPYALAQVVSEIPYVLIETIYYTLIVYSMVSFEWRAAKFFWFFFVTFFSFLYWTYYGMMTVSITPNHQVAAIFAAAFYALFNLFSGFFIPRPKIPKWWVWYYWICPVAWTVYGLIVSQYGDVEDPIQVPGMDTRPSVKWYIKDHFGFDADFMGAVAGVLVGFAVFFAFMFAYCIKTLNFQTR, encoded by the exons ATGGATCAAAACCTGAGAAATTCACGGCGAGCGAGCTCGGTGACGAGAAGCTTAAGCAGGAGTAGCTGGGCCATGGAGGACGTATTTGCAGCCGGTAGACATTCGAGAAGAAGTAGCCgatttgatgaagatgaagaagctcTCAAATGGGCGGCCATCGAAAAGCTTCCAACTTATGACAGATTGAGAACAAGTATTATGCAGACATTTCTTGAGAATGAAAATCCAGGACAGAAACTGGGTCACAAAGAAGTTGATGTCACAAAACTTGACACCAATGATCGCCAAAAATTCATCGATAAACTTTTCAGAGTTGCCGAAGAAGACAATGAAAAGTTCTTCACCAAGTTCAGAAATAGAATTGAAAa GGTGGGGATCAAACTTCCAACCGTTGAAGTTAGGTTTGAACACTTAACAATTGAAGCCAACTGCTATGTTGGTAACAGAGCTCTTCCCACTCTCCCAAATGCTGCCAGAAACATTGCAGAATCAGTTCTTGGCATTTGTGGAATCAATTTGGCCAAGAGAACAAAACTCACAATCCTTAAAGATGCCTCAGGGATCATAAAACCATCAAG AATGACCCTTTTACTGGGTCCACCCTCATCAGGGAAAACGACCCTTTTGCTTGCATTAGCTGGAAAGTTGGACCCAAGTTTGAAG GTTAGGGGAGAAATTACATATAATGGGTACAGAATGAATGAGTTTGTGCCACAAAAGACCTCTGCATATATCAGTCAAAATGATGTTCATGTTGGAGAAATGACTGTAAAAGAAACTCTTGATTTCTCTGCTAGATGCCAAGGAGTTGGAACTAGATATG AGCTCCTAGCTGAGCTagcaagaagagaaaaagattcTGGCATTTTCCCAGAAGCTGAAGTGGATCTCTTCATGAAGGCAACTGCAATGAAAGGAGTTGAGAGCAGTCTCATTACAGATTACACTCTCAAG ATTCTGGGACTTGATATTTGTAAGGACACCATTGTTGGAGATGAAATGCAAAGAGGCATTTCTGGTGGACAGAAAAAGAGAGTAACaacag GGGAGATGATTGTTGGACCCACAAAAACGTTGTTCATGGATGAGATATCAACCGGTCTAGATAGCTCCACAACATATCAAATAGTGAAGTGTTTGCAGCAGATTGTGCACCTCACTGAGGCCACAATCTTGATGTCCCTTCTGCAGCCTGCTCCTGAGACGTTTGATCTTTTTGATGATGTGATTCTCTTATCTGAAGGTCAGATTGTTTACCAGGGCCCACGAGAGaacattcttgaattctttctGAGTTGTGGGTTCAAATGCCCTGAGAGAAAAGGAACTGCTGATTTCTTGCAAGAG GTTACTTCCAGGAAGGACCAGGAGCAATATTGGGCAGACAGAAGCAGACCATACAGATACATTTCAGTTACTGAGTTTGCAAACAGGTTCAAGAGATTCCATATAGGAATGCATCTTGAGAATGAGCTATCTGTGCCATATGACAAGTCGAGGGGCCACAAGGCAGCTCTAGTTTTTGATAAATATTCTGTCCCGAAAATGGAACTGCTCAAGACTTGCTGGGACAAAGAGTGGTTATTGATAAAGAGGAATGCATTTTTCTATGTGTTCAAGACGGTGCAGATTATTATTGTCGCAGTCATTGGAGCAACAGTGTTCATAAGGTCTAAAATGCACACCAGAAATGAAGAAGATGGAGCATTATACATTGGCGCATTGTTATTTTCCCTGATTATTAATATGTTCAATGGCTTTGCTGAGCTCTCACTCATGATTTCAAGACTGCCAGTGTTTTACAAGCAGAGAGACCTCAAGTTTCATCCTGCTTGGACTTTCACAGTCCCAACTTTCCTTCTCAGGATCCCGATATCAGTTTTTGAGTCCCTTGTTTGGATTGCCTTGACATATTACACGATGGGATTTGCACCAGAAGCAAGCAG GTTTTTCAAGCATCTGCTGGCGGTGTTTCTGATTCAACAAATGGCTGCTGGGATCTTCAGGCTCACTGCTGCAGTGTGCAGGACTATGATCATTGCCAATACTGGCGGCGCTCTCACTCTCCTCCTTGTGTTTTTACTGGGAGGTTTCATTCTTCCTAAAG ATCAAATTCCAAAATGGTGGAGTTGGGGCTACTGGGTTTCTCCTTTGACATATGGTTTCAATGCCTTTGCTGTGAATGAAATGTATGCTCCTAGATGGATGGACAAAAAG GCCTCGGACAGTGACACCAGATTGGGAGTGGCAATTCTCAGATCATTTGATATCCCCACTGACAAAAACTGGTTCTGGATTGGCGTGGCAGCTCTTTTTGGGTTCACAGTTCTGTTCAATGTTCTTTTTACGTTTGCGCTTATGTACCTAAATC CTCTTGGAAAGCCTCAAGCAATACTGTCTGAAGAAACAGCAGCAGAGATTGAAGCTGAACAGGAGGAACCAAGATTAGTAAGgccaaaatcaaagaaagattCTTTCCCTCGATCACTATCATCTATTGACACAAATTCAA GGGAAATGATAATCCGGAGAATGAGCAGCAGGTCCAATCCCAACGGACTAAGTAGAAATGGCGATGCTTCTCTTGAGGCAGCCAATGGGGTAGCTCCCAAAAGAGGAATGGTTTTGCCTTTCACTCCTCTTGCAATGTCGTTCGACACAGTAAATTACTATGTGGACATGCCTCCT GAAATGAAAGAGCAAGGCGTAGTAGAGGACAAGCTCCAACTCCTTAGGGGTGTAACAGGTGCATTCAGGCCTGGGGTCTTGACAGCTCTAATGGGTGTCAGTGGAGCTGGAAAAACAACTTTGATGGATGTTTTGGCTGGAAGAAAGACTGGCGGTTACATTGAAGGTGATGTTAGAATCTCAGGGTTCCCTAAGAAACAAGAAACCTTTGCGAGAATTTCAGGGTACTGTGAACAAACCGATATCCACTCGCCCCAAGTCACAGTAAGAGAATCCTTGATTTACTCAGCTTTCCTTAGGCTCCCTAAAGAAGTCAGCAAAGAGGAAAAGATG GTTTTTGTGGATGAAGTGATGGAATTGGTTGAGCTAGTTGGTCTCAGGGATGCTATAGTGGGGTTGCCAGGAGTTACAGGGTTGTCAACTGAGCAGAGAAAGAGGTTGACAATAGCAGTGGAGCTTGTTGCTAATCCTTCAATCATTTTCATGGATGAACCAACATCTGGGCTTGATGCAAGGGCAGCTGCCATTGTTATGAGAACTGTGAGAAACACTGTGGATACTGGTAGAACTGTTGTCTGCACCATTCATCAACCTAGCATCGATATCTTCGAAGCCTTTGATGAGTTGCTACTGATGAAGAGAGGAGGACAAGTGATCTATGCAGGACCACTGGGGAAAAATTCGCACAAGATCGTTGAATATTTTGAG GCTATTCCTGGAGTCcctaaaattaaagaaaaatacaatCCAGCAACATGGATGCTAGAAGTGAGCTCAGTAGCAGCCGAAGTTCGACTGAACATGGACTTTGCTGAATATTACAAATCATCAGCCTTGTACCA GCGGAACAAGGCATTGGTTAAGGAGTTAAGCACACCACCACCAGGAGCAAAAGACCTCTACTTTCCTACTCAATATTCTCAATCTTCATGGGGACAATTCAAATATTGTATTTGGAAGCAGTGGTGGACTTATTGGAGAAGCCCCGACTATAATCTTGTTAGATACTTTTTCACCTTGGTTGCTGCTCTCATGGTTGGAACAATCTTCTGGAGAGTCGGCACTAAAAG GGAGGATACAAGTGATCTTACCACAATCATAGGTGCCATGTATGCTGCTGTGTTGTTTGTTGGTATAAATAACTGTGCCACGGTACAGCCAATAGTTGCAATTGAAAGAACAGTATTTTATCGCGAAAGAGCTGCTGGAATGTATTCTGCATTACCTTACGCCCTTGCACAG GTGGTTTCTGAGATACCATATGTCTTGATTGAAACCATTTATTATACGCTCATTGTGTATTCCATGGTGAGCTTTGAATGGAGGGCAGCCAAATTCTTTTGGTTCTTCTTTGTCACATTCTTCTCCTTCTTATACTGGACATACTACGGAATGATGACCGTTTCCATCACACCAAACCACCAAGTAGCAGCCATTTTTGCAGCAGCATTCTACGCACTCTTCAATCTCTTCTCTGGCTTCTTCATCCCAAGACCG AAAATTCCCAAGTGGTGGGTATGGTACTACTGGATTTGCCCAGTAGCGTGGACCGTTTACGGATTGATTGTGTCACAATATGGAGATGTTGAAGACCCGATTCAAGTACCCGGAATGGATACTAGGCCTAGTGTAAAATGGTACATTAAGGACCATTTTGGGTTTGATGCAGACTTCATGGGCGCCGTGGCCGGAGTTTTGGTTGGATTTGCAGTGTTCTTTGCCTTCATGTTTGCCTACTGCATAAAGACTTTGAACTTCCAAACCAGATAG
- the LOC123217943 gene encoding NADP-dependent malic enzyme-like isoform X1 — MFSLNGSTFLNNKGLPSPLCTTDQRSGRLPATVVAFGVSKRETGSLVMETPKSDVSGGVHDVYGEDTATLDQPVTPWSVSVASGYSLLRDPHHNKGLAFTYKERDSHYLRGLLPPTVVSQDLQLKKMLQNIRQYQIPLQRYMAMMDLQERNQRLFYKLLIENVEELLPVVYTPTVGEACQKYGSILRRPQGLFISLNEKGKVLEVLRNWPEKDIQVIVVTDGERILGLGDLGCQGMGIPVGKLSLYTALGGVRPSACLPITIDVGTNNETLLNDEFYIGLRQKRATGEEYAELLHEFMMAVKQNYGEKILIQFEDFANHNAFDLLEKYGTTHLVFNDDIQGTASVVLSGLISAMKFSGGSLTDHTFLFLGAGEAGTGIAELIALEISKQTDMPVEEARKKVWLVDSKGLIVSSRLESLQQFKKPWAHEHEPVDNLLDSINQIKPTILVGTSGRGQTFTKEVVEAMASLNEKPIILALSNPTSQSECTAEEAYTWSQGRAIFASGSPFSPVEYEGKVFTPGQANNAYIFPGFGLGLIMSGAIRVHDDMLLAAAEALSSQVTQEHFDKGLIYPPFKSIRSISAHIAADVAAKAYELGLATRLPQPKDLVKYAESCMYSPSYRTYR; from the exons ATGTTTTCGTTGAACGGAAGCACTTTTCTG AATAACAAAGGCTTACCAAGCCCTTTGTGTACTACTGATCAAAGAAGCGGAAGATTGCCAGCGACAGTGGTGGCTTTTGGCGTTTCTAAGAGGGAGACCGGTAGCCTTGTTATGGAGACCCCCAAGTCCGACGTGAGCGGTGGCGTTCATGATGTCTACGGTGAGGATACCGCCACTCTGGACCAGCCTGTCACCCCTTGGTCTGTCTCTGTTGCCAG TGGGTATTCTTTGTTGAGAGATCCTCATCACAACAAAGGGCTTGCCTTCACCTACAAAGAGAGAGATTCACATTACTTGCGAGGTCTTCTTCCCCCTACAGTTGTTTCACAAGACCTCCAG TTGAAGAAAATGCTACAGAATATTCGCCAGTACCAAATTCCCCTGCAAAGATACATGGCCATGATGGATCTTCAG GAGAGAAATCAACGTCTATTCTACAAGCTTCTCATTGAAAATGTTGAGGAATTACTTCCAGTTGTCTACACTCCTACTGTTGGTGAAGCATGCCAAAAATATGGAAGCATCTTGAGGCGTCCTCAGGGTCTTTTTATCAGTTTGAATGAAAA AGGGAAGGTTCTTGAAGTGTTGAGGAACTGGCCCGAGAAGGATATTCAAGTCATTGTTGTCACTGACGGAGAGCGGATTCTGGGGCTAGGAGATCTTGGCTGTCAG GGGATGGGAATACCAGTGGGCAAACTTTCTTTATATACAGCTCTTGGAGGAGTTCGTCCTTCTGCT TGCTTACCTATAACCATTGATGTCGGGACTAACAATGAGACATTGTTGAATGACGAGTTCTACATTGGGCTCAGACAAAAGAGAGCTACTGGAGAG GAATACGCCGAACTTCTACATGAATTCATGATGGCAGTCAAGCAGAACTATGGGGAGAAAATCCTAATTCAG TTTGAAGACTTTGCAAACCACAATGCTTTCGATCTTCTTGAAAAATATGGCACAACTCATCTTGTATTCAATGATGATATTCAG GGGACAGCATCTGTGGTCCTTTCAGGACTTATTTCAGCAATGAAATTTTCTGGAGGAAGCTTAACTGACCACACGTTTTTGTTTCTTGGTGCGGGGGAG GCTGGCACCGGAATTGCAGAGCTCATTGCCCTTGAGATATCAAAACAG ACAGATATGCCGGTTGAAGAGGCTCGCAAGAAAGTTTGGCTTGTCGATTCAAAG GGGTTGATTGTCAGTTCTCGCCTAGAATCTCTCCAACAGTTCAAAAAGCCCTGGGCACATGAACATGAGCCTGTTGACAACCTTTTAGACTCGATCAAT CAAATCAAGCCAACAATTCTGGTTGGAACTTCAGGACGAGGGCAAACATTTACCAAAGAAGTGGTTGAGGCTATGGCCTCCCTGAATGAA AAACCCATTATTCTTGCTCTTTCCAATCCAACTTCACAATCTGAATGTACCGCAGAAGAAGCTTACACGTGGAGTCAG GGCCGTGCAATATTTGCAAGTGGAAGCCCATTTAGCCCTGTTGAATATGAGGGCAAGGTTTTCACACCTGGCCAG GCAAATAATGCATACATTTTCCCTGGATTTGGTCTGGGTCTAATAATGTCTGGTGCCATCCGTGTTCACGATGACATGCTTCTGGCAGCTG CGGAAGCTCTGTCATCTCAAGTAACTCAGGAGCACTTTGACAAGGGACTCATATATCCACCATTTAAAAGCATCCGAAGTATTTCAGCACATATCGCTGCCGATGTAGCTGCGAAAGCTTATGAGCTTG GATTGGCGACTCGACTCCCTCAACCAAAGGATCTGGTGAAGTATGCTGAAAGCTGCATGTACAGCCCCTCCTATCGAACTTACCGGTGA
- the LOC123217943 gene encoding NADP-dependent malic enzyme 4, chloroplastic-like isoform X2 → METPKSDVSGGVHDVYGEDTATLDQPVTPWSVSVASGYSLLRDPHHNKGLAFTYKERDSHYLRGLLPPTVVSQDLQLKKMLQNIRQYQIPLQRYMAMMDLQERNQRLFYKLLIENVEELLPVVYTPTVGEACQKYGSILRRPQGLFISLNEKGKVLEVLRNWPEKDIQVIVVTDGERILGLGDLGCQGMGIPVGKLSLYTALGGVRPSACLPITIDVGTNNETLLNDEFYIGLRQKRATGEEYAELLHEFMMAVKQNYGEKILIQFEDFANHNAFDLLEKYGTTHLVFNDDIQGTASVVLSGLISAMKFSGGSLTDHTFLFLGAGEAGTGIAELIALEISKQTDMPVEEARKKVWLVDSKGLIVSSRLESLQQFKKPWAHEHEPVDNLLDSINQIKPTILVGTSGRGQTFTKEVVEAMASLNEKPIILALSNPTSQSECTAEEAYTWSQGRAIFASGSPFSPVEYEGKVFTPGQANNAYIFPGFGLGLIMSGAIRVHDDMLLAAAEALSSQVTQEHFDKGLIYPPFKSIRSISAHIAADVAAKAYELGLATRLPQPKDLVKYAESCMYSPSYRTYR, encoded by the exons ATGGAGACCCCCAAGTCCGACGTGAGCGGTGGCGTTCATGATGTCTACGGTGAGGATACCGCCACTCTGGACCAGCCTGTCACCCCTTGGTCTGTCTCTGTTGCCAG TGGGTATTCTTTGTTGAGAGATCCTCATCACAACAAAGGGCTTGCCTTCACCTACAAAGAGAGAGATTCACATTACTTGCGAGGTCTTCTTCCCCCTACAGTTGTTTCACAAGACCTCCAG TTGAAGAAAATGCTACAGAATATTCGCCAGTACCAAATTCCCCTGCAAAGATACATGGCCATGATGGATCTTCAG GAGAGAAATCAACGTCTATTCTACAAGCTTCTCATTGAAAATGTTGAGGAATTACTTCCAGTTGTCTACACTCCTACTGTTGGTGAAGCATGCCAAAAATATGGAAGCATCTTGAGGCGTCCTCAGGGTCTTTTTATCAGTTTGAATGAAAA AGGGAAGGTTCTTGAAGTGTTGAGGAACTGGCCCGAGAAGGATATTCAAGTCATTGTTGTCACTGACGGAGAGCGGATTCTGGGGCTAGGAGATCTTGGCTGTCAG GGGATGGGAATACCAGTGGGCAAACTTTCTTTATATACAGCTCTTGGAGGAGTTCGTCCTTCTGCT TGCTTACCTATAACCATTGATGTCGGGACTAACAATGAGACATTGTTGAATGACGAGTTCTACATTGGGCTCAGACAAAAGAGAGCTACTGGAGAG GAATACGCCGAACTTCTACATGAATTCATGATGGCAGTCAAGCAGAACTATGGGGAGAAAATCCTAATTCAG TTTGAAGACTTTGCAAACCACAATGCTTTCGATCTTCTTGAAAAATATGGCACAACTCATCTTGTATTCAATGATGATATTCAG GGGACAGCATCTGTGGTCCTTTCAGGACTTATTTCAGCAATGAAATTTTCTGGAGGAAGCTTAACTGACCACACGTTTTTGTTTCTTGGTGCGGGGGAG GCTGGCACCGGAATTGCAGAGCTCATTGCCCTTGAGATATCAAAACAG ACAGATATGCCGGTTGAAGAGGCTCGCAAGAAAGTTTGGCTTGTCGATTCAAAG GGGTTGATTGTCAGTTCTCGCCTAGAATCTCTCCAACAGTTCAAAAAGCCCTGGGCACATGAACATGAGCCTGTTGACAACCTTTTAGACTCGATCAAT CAAATCAAGCCAACAATTCTGGTTGGAACTTCAGGACGAGGGCAAACATTTACCAAAGAAGTGGTTGAGGCTATGGCCTCCCTGAATGAA AAACCCATTATTCTTGCTCTTTCCAATCCAACTTCACAATCTGAATGTACCGCAGAAGAAGCTTACACGTGGAGTCAG GGCCGTGCAATATTTGCAAGTGGAAGCCCATTTAGCCCTGTTGAATATGAGGGCAAGGTTTTCACACCTGGCCAG GCAAATAATGCATACATTTTCCCTGGATTTGGTCTGGGTCTAATAATGTCTGGTGCCATCCGTGTTCACGATGACATGCTTCTGGCAGCTG CGGAAGCTCTGTCATCTCAAGTAACTCAGGAGCACTTTGACAAGGGACTCATATATCCACCATTTAAAAGCATCCGAAGTATTTCAGCACATATCGCTGCCGATGTAGCTGCGAAAGCTTATGAGCTTG GATTGGCGACTCGACTCCCTCAACCAAAGGATCTGGTGAAGTATGCTGAAAGCTGCATGTACAGCCCCTCCTATCGAACTTACCGGTGA
- the LOC123219803 gene encoding transcription factor MYBS3-like, producing MTRRCSHCSNNGHNSRTCPTRCVGGGGGGGASLSCGGVKLFGVRLTDGSIIKKSASMGNLSASHYHGSLCTTASPNPGSPLSDHAHVKDGYLSDDLTHASCSANRRGVRKKGSPWTEEEHRMFLIGLQKLGKGDWRGISRKFVVSRTPTQVASHAQKYFIRLTNATRRKRRSSLFDMVADDVATETPPVPEEQVLLPSPLAREADRPTLNLSLVTEIEPMETKEIVEEPEETVIGSDGVGSTVPSFLPAYIPAPYLFWPPNAAFLEEDKEADRMHPHEILKPIPMLPKEPVNVDELVGMCQLSIGETGRGLREPSPLSLKLLGEPSRQSAFHVNAPVRI from the exons ATGACGCGGCGGTGCTCGCATTGCAGCAACAACGGACACAACTCACGGACTTGTCCCACGCGCTGTGTGGGAGGAGGAGGAGGCGGCGGCGCGTCGTTGAGCTGCGGCGGTGTGAAGCTGTTCGGCGTGAGGTTGACAGACGGGTCGATCATAAAGAAGAGCGCGAGTATGGGGAACTTATCTGCGTCGCATTACCACGGCTCGTTGTGCACTACTGCTTCACCGAATCCGGGCTCGCCGTTATCGGATCACGCACATGTAAAGGATGGTTACTTGTCCGATGACCTGACCCACGCGTCTTGTTCCGCCAATCGACGTGGAGTGAGAAAGAAAG GTTCTCCATGGACAGAAGAGGAACATCGTATGTTCTTAATTGGCCTTCAAAAATTAGGGAAGGGAGACTGGCGTGGTATATCACGAAAATTTGTTGTGTCAAGGACTCCAACCCAGGTAGCAAGTCATGCACAGAAGTATTTCATCCGGCTGACTAATGCCACACGAAGAAAGAGGCGCAGCAGCCTTTTTGACATGGTTGCTGATGATGTG GCCACTGAAACCCCACCGGTGCCAGAAGAGCAAGTGTTACTTCCATCTCCTCTGGCAAGAGAAGCTGATAGACCCACTCTAAATCTTTCCCTCGTCACAGAAATTGAACCCATGGAAACTAAAGAGATAGTAGAAGAACCTGAAGAAACTGTAATTGGATCTGATGGGGTTGGTTCAACGGTTCCTAGTTTCTTACCGGCATATATACCAGCCCCTTACCTGTTCTGGCCACCAAATGCAGCCTTCCTGGAAGAAGATAAGGAAGCAGATAGAATGCATCCTCACGAGATTCTAAAGCCGATTCCAATGCTTCCAAAAGAACCTGTCAATGTAGACGAACTAGTTGGCATGTGTCAGCTCAGTATAGGAGAGACGGGAAGAGGCTTGAGAGAGCCATCGCCACTGTCCTTAAAACTGCTGGGAGAGCCATCAAGGCAGTCTGCTTTTCACGTGAACGCCCCGGTTCGGATTTAA